Proteins co-encoded in one Aspergillus luchuensis IFO 4308 DNA, chromosome 6, nearly complete sequence genomic window:
- a CDS encoding uncharacterized protein (TransMembrane:1 (o14-35i)) yields the protein MTNDMGYPFIHPSFLAYMLSLICFFPNRLLLLFVFRILFCFFHRSGVAQDMAAVLDHKTVDLQHICRLACLVCANFQESDAWTPFCRTISSRPAPGVRERERQLACQPSSLGKNQPIHTGPSLAPRRTTTTTESYDLID from the coding sequence ATGACTAATGACATGGGttatccattcatccatccctccttcttggcctaCATGCTGTCTctcatttgcttttttcctaACCGCTTATTATTACTCTTCGTATTTCGTattcttttctgctttttcCATCGGTCGGGGGTTGCACAAGACATGGCGGCTGTGCTTGACCACAAGACGGTTGATCTCCAGCACATCTGCAGACTGGCTTGCTTGGTGTGTGCCAACTTCCAAGAATCTGACGCATGGACGCCATTCTGCAGGACCATCTCGTCCCGCCCGGCCCCAGgagtgagggagagagagaggcagcTAGCTTGCCAGCCCAGCTCTCTGGGAAAGAATCAGCCCATACATACTGGGCCTTCCCTGGCGCCCCGCCGTACTACCACAACTACGGAATCCTACgacttgattgattga
- a CDS encoding uncharacterized protein (TransMembrane:1 (i91-111o)), translated as MGTEPTTTGTHTSPLLLVDTTLSREMEVSVRYYGGNRIELWAGPTLPSGLHLRQQPIFLFGVEPPRLRPGFTCHNDPMPHKRLIVAARSRCCWLAVALLLLLLLLDVGCFAA; from the coding sequence ATGGGGACGGAGCCGACCACCACTGGCACCCACACCTCCCCCCTACTACTAGTCGACACGACCCTAAGCAGAGAAATGGAAGTCTCCGTCCGGTATTATGGTGGTAATCGAATCGAACTCTGGGCTGGACCTACTTTACCATCTGGCTTGCACTTACGCCAGCAGCCGATCTTTCTCTTCGGGGTGGAACCCCCAAGGCTCCGTCCTGGTTTTACCTGTCACAACGATCCCATGCCCCATAAACGGCTGATCGTTGCCGCACGATcacgctgctgctggctggctgttgctctgctgctactgctactgctgctggatgttggctgctttgctgctTGA
- a CDS encoding C2H2-type zinc finger protein (COG:K;~EggNog:ENOG410PS2T;~InterPro:IPR036236,IPR013087;~PFAM:PF00096): MDLASLISHPGPDPIMKSRASYSPPMTSYKRSIEQTSDSYFPSVPISYTRSPQPPLSPPVEDHSPKCSLPSISTLLEGADGAAMHAAKRTRMTPPLQRDLDSRQQSQAYDLKANGPQIALPPTPPLRPGSSFHSAGHSPASSISAASDAAAPKRSDSYPQVPMALPSPSDRSSISSQGSVQGVSSASYASPAPSVSSYSSPIEPSASSAMFYQRTAPSTSAAPLPTPAAPQQIISPVNPAWQHHHYFPPSSTTPYQQNHDRYICRTCHKAFSRPSSLRIHSHSHTGEKPFRCTHAGCGKAFSVRSNMKRHERGCHSGRPVATAMV; encoded by the exons ATGGATCTCGCCAGCCTCATCTCCCACCCGGGACCCGATCCCATCATGAAGTCTAGAGCCTCATACAGCCCTCCCATGACCTCTTACAAGCGGTCCATCGAACAGACTTCCGACTCATACTTCCCCTCCGTCCCGATCTCCTACACCCGCTCcccgcagcctcctctctccccgcCTGTGGAGGACCACTCTCCCAAgtgctctcttccttccatctctACCTTGCTTGAGGGCGCAGATGGCGCAGCTATGCACGCAGCAA AGCGTACTAGAATGACCCCTCCTCTGCAGCGCGACCTTGATTCCCGCCAACAGTCGCAAGCATATGACCTCAAAGCCAACGGCCCCCAAATCGCCCTGCCCCCCACGCCCCCATTGCGCCCTGGGTCTAGCTTCCACAGCGCCGGCCACTCCCCcgcttcctccatctctgcTGCCAGCGATGCTGCTGCGCCCAAGCGCTCCGACTCCTACCCTCAAGTGCCCATGGCTCTGCCTAGCCCTTCGGATCGGTcgtccatctccagccaggGTTCCGTTCAGGGTGTCTCCAGCGCTTCCTACGCTTCTCCCGCGCCCAGCGTCTCTTCCTACTCCTCTCCCATTGAGCCTTCGGCCTCCTCCGCTATGTTCTACCAGCGCACGGCGCCTTCCACTTCGGCCGCTCCTCTCCCGACACCGGCAGCACCGCAACAGATTATCTCCCCTGTGAACCCTGCCtggcaacaccaccactacttccctccctccagcaCCACGCCCTACCAGCAGAACCATGATCGCTATATCTGCCGCACCTGCCACAAGGCCTTCTCGAGACCTTCCAGCCTGCGCATCCACTCCCACAGCCACACGGGCGAGAAGCCCTTCCGCTGCACCCACGCTGGTTGTGGGAAGGCCTTCAGTGTGCGCAGCAACATGAAGCGTCATGAGCGTGGTTGCCACAGTGGTCGGCCCGTCGCAACTGCCATGGTATAA